AGCTTGATGACCTCGGAACTGGTGTGGGAATCGAGCTGGCCCGTGGGTTCGTCCGCCAGAATGATGTCCGGCCTGTTGAGCATGGCCCGGGCCATGGCCACGCGCTGCTGCTGGCCGCCGGAAAGTCTGGAGGGCTTGAAGTCCATGCGGTCGGCCAGTCCCACCTGTTCGAGCAGTTCCCTGCCGCGTTCGCGCAGTTCCGCCTGCGGCGTGCCCGAATACAGTCCGGGCAGGATCACGTTGTCCAGCGCCGTGGCATAGGGGATCAGGTAGAAGCTCTGGAAGATGAAGCCGAGGGAACGGTTGCGCAGGTCGGACTGGGCATCGTCGTCCAGAGCCTCGGCTTCCCTGCCGAGAAGCCGGTACGTTCCCGCCGTGGGCCGGTCGAGCAGGCCGATGATGTGCAGCAGCGTGGACTTGCCCGACCCGGACGTGCCCTGAAGCGCCACGAATTCGCCGCGCTGCACGGTCAGATCGATGCCCTTGAGCACCTCGATGCCGTTTTGACTGCTGTTGTCGCCGTTTTCCGCGCCCTGAAAGAATGTCTTGGACACGTCGGTCATGAGAATGGACGGTTCCGACATGCTAGAGGCCCTTCTGTCCCATCTTGCGGCCCGGAAGCACGAGCTGGGTGGCCACCACGTCTCCGGCCTTGAGTCCGCCCGTGACCTGAGTGCGATCCAGTCCGGCCAGTCCGAGTTCGGGCCGGACTTCGCGCGGCTCCCTGTCCGGACTGTCCACCACGTAGCACACCTGCTGTCCGGCCACCCATTTCAGTGCGGTGTTGGGCACGGTGAGCACATTGTCCCGGGTTTCCACCACGATCTTGCATTGCGTGGTCATTTCCGGGCGCAGCCATTCGGCCTGTTCCCGGGAAACCCTGACCAGTGCGCGGTAGTACACGATGTTGTCCCGGATTTCCGGTTCGGGATACACGGTGTCCACCTTTCCCTTGAATA
Above is a window of Pseudodesulfovibrio tunisiensis DNA encoding:
- a CDS encoding ABC transporter ATP-binding protein gives rise to the protein MSEPSILMTDVSKTFFQGAENGDNSSQNGIEVLKGIDLTVQRGEFVALQGTSGSGKSTLLHIIGLLDRPTAGTYRLLGREAEALDDDAQSDLRNRSLGFIFQSFYLIPYATALDNVILPGLYSGTPQAELRERGRELLEQVGLADRMDFKPSRLSGGQQQRVAMARAMLNRPDIILADEPTGQLDSHTSSEVIKLFHTIHESGRTIVLVTHDEDVAREAGRIIRLHDGRIVEDAPAS